The following proteins are encoded in a genomic region of Leptospira fainei serovar Hurstbridge str. BUT 6:
- a CDS encoding phosphoadenylyl-sulfate reductase has product MNPLELENKLKGLGLEESLVLIDKEFPGTAVFSTSFGLEDQAITHAIFSQNLGIRIFTLDTGRLFSETYELHKRTNGMYGRKIQTFFPDTDAVEKLVNEKGPDSFYDSVENRKECCHIRKVVPLNRALEGAKLWITGIRSEQSGSRGDLPKVELDSSRDILKFHPILDWNWEDTKSYVDTNRIPYNPLHDKGFPSIGCAPCTRAILPGEDFRAGRWWWENESAKECGLHWVDGKLVRKKGSQV; this is encoded by the coding sequence ATGAACCCTTTAGAGCTGGAGAACAAGTTAAAAGGCCTGGGATTGGAAGAATCCCTGGTTCTGATAGACAAAGAATTTCCCGGCACTGCCGTTTTTTCAACTAGTTTCGGTCTCGAAGACCAGGCTATTACACATGCTATCTTTTCCCAAAATCTCGGAATTCGTATTTTTACATTAGATACCGGCAGACTTTTTAGCGAGACCTACGAATTACACAAACGAACGAACGGAATGTACGGAAGAAAAATCCAGACCTTTTTTCCGGATACGGATGCGGTAGAAAAACTCGTGAATGAAAAAGGGCCGGATTCGTTCTACGATTCGGTAGAAAATCGCAAAGAATGTTGCCATATTCGTAAAGTCGTTCCTTTGAATCGTGCATTAGAAGGTGCTAAATTATGGATTACCGGAATTCGAAGCGAGCAATCGGGATCTCGAGGCGATTTGCCGAAAGTCGAATTGGACTCCTCTCGTGATATCCTCAAATTCCATCCTATCTTGGATTGGAACTGGGAAGATACTAAATCATACGTAGATACTAACCGAATTCCATACAACCCGCTTCATGATAAGGGCTTTCCCAGCATCGGTTGTGCTCCTTGCACGAGAGCGATACTTCCGGGAGAAGATTTTCGTGCCGGTCGTTGGTGGTGGGAAAACGAATCCGCTAAAGAATGCGGGTTGCACTGGGTCGACGGAAAACTCGTACGTAAAAAAGGATCGCAAGTATGA
- the cysD gene encoding sulfate adenylyltransferase subunit CysD — protein MTTRTRLSHLQQLEAESIYILREVAAQFERPALLFSGGKDSITLVHLALKAFRPGKFPFPLVHIDTGHNFQEALDFRDRLAEKTGEKLIVRYVQDSIDQGKAVEEKGKFPSRNGIQTVTLLDAIAEFKFDACIGGARRDEEKARAKERVFSVRDEFGGWDPKLQRPELWNIYNGKIHVGENVRVFPISNWTELDVWEYIKTENIELPSLYFSHKREIVWRENLIFPVSKFINLDSNDKVEERTVRFRTVGDMTCTAAVESEANSLEDIIREIQTSRTTERGSRLDDRRSEAAMEERKRGGYF, from the coding sequence ATGACTACACGTACTCGCTTATCGCATCTACAGCAATTAGAAGCGGAATCGATTTATATACTTCGGGAAGTTGCCGCGCAATTCGAGAGACCGGCGCTATTATTTTCAGGCGGAAAGGATTCTATCACGCTGGTGCATCTCGCCTTAAAAGCCTTTCGACCCGGGAAGTTTCCGTTTCCATTGGTGCATATAGACACAGGGCATAATTTTCAGGAAGCATTAGATTTTCGCGATAGACTCGCCGAAAAAACCGGAGAGAAACTGATCGTTCGTTATGTTCAGGATTCCATCGATCAGGGAAAGGCGGTGGAAGAAAAAGGAAAATTTCCGAGTCGTAACGGTATTCAGACCGTAACATTGCTCGATGCGATCGCCGAATTTAAATTCGACGCATGCATCGGCGGCGCCAGACGAGACGAGGAAAAGGCGAGAGCGAAAGAACGAGTTTTTTCGGTAAGGGACGAGTTCGGCGGTTGGGATCCGAAATTGCAACGCCCGGAACTTTGGAATATCTATAACGGTAAAATACACGTAGGCGAGAACGTCCGCGTTTTCCCTATCAGCAATTGGACGGAACTCGATGTTTGGGAGTATATCAAAACCGAGAACATAGAACTTCCTTCCCTGTATTTCTCGCATAAGCGAGAAATCGTATGGAGAGAAAATTTGATTTTCCCGGTTTCCAAATTCATCAATTTAGATTCGAACGATAAGGTCGAAGAACGGACCGTTCGATTTAGGACAGTCGGAGACATGACCTGCACCGCTGCCGTGGAATCGGAGGCAAATTCCCTAGAGGATATCATCCGCGAAATACAAACTTCTCGTACGACGGAGCGCGGTTCCCGTTTGGATGATAGAAGATCCGAAGCGGCTATGGAAGAGCGTAAACGTGGAGGTTACTTCTGA